TTATACGGGCTGCAGTGATTGGGGTGTAGTTTATTGTTATTGGAAGAATGGATTTGTTATTTACAAACTTTAAGCagttgtcttttttttttttttattaattttttttttctcccgtTTGGAttgtatttctttctttctcattttttattatcatatcTTGATCAACAGATAGTAGGTTGCAAACAAAACTTGGCattgaaaacttttttttttttttgagatgaGAAACAACTTTTTATTGATACCTAAGGAGTTACGATGGTACTAAAAtattagtaataataataaaaaaaaaactccatttAGGAGCTTGTTCAAAGGAATCTAGCTACTTGAAATAACATTTACAAAAGGGCCAAGATTTTGAGAACTTAGGCACCtaaaaaagaagcatttgttaTAAACACCAAAGATCGGGCATTTCCATAGTCCACACCCTTATGGACCATACAATTAGAAAGacgaaagaaaataaatgaaagtcAAAACCAGCAAGAGCAGGTGACTCAAGGTATGCCATTGCCCTTCTCTCTTGACAGACACTTGAGACTTCGTTGGGGGAGGTCGAGTTTCATAAACAAGGAGAAGAATTTATAGTTATTAAAAGTTTGTATTACTTGGTTGAACAGCATTGCCTTTGGGCGTTGAAATTCTATATTAGCTCATTAGCCATGATGTGATCATGGGCTTATTGTGGTCTTTTGGTTTGTGTTATAGAGGTCTATGAAGTTGTGTTCCATGGTTGCTAGTGCCAATTCTAATAGGCTCGTATCAGGCCATAAGAACCTCGTAGGTGCCTTGTAGGTGCAAAATAGTGCTAGGAAGAACCATCCTCAGCCTATCATCCTACACCTTAGCAATGGTTTCATACAAGCTAGTTCCAAGCTGATTGGTATATAATCCAAATCTCTCGTGATCAAAAGCCAATGGAACCATCATGGCTGAGAACCTTACTATTGATTGTTATCAAAGCTGAAATCATCGAGCCTTTAACCTTTTCTACCCTTCTCTAGAATAGGATGCTGATTAAAACCTTCCTCAAACCTTTATGCGACTGATTACTGAGTTTTATTTCCTAATCTTGTATGTAAGTCTTCAATAGAAATGTCGGCCAGAAATTTGTTAGCACTCTCTGGAAACAGTTTGAGGCCCGCTTATAACTTCCCCTGGAGAATGTGTACTAGCATGTTATTATTTGGtattgtgtttgtttggtactaattaaatgaaaaagggCTTCAAAACTGAATGGTTTGGACTCTGACTTTAACAATCAGTAGGTTTAGATGTTGAACATTCTGCCCAAGGCAATTGATTGGATGACTGCATTTCAATCGTATTTTGTGATTCAGCTCTTTTGTTATGAatgattctttctttctcctgtagtgaaattttatgattgaatAGAATAACTCTTTGCTAGGTTTCGCTTCTGATGCCTTGACTTCAATGGGCGAAAACAACTTAGTTCCAGATGTTCCTGCAACTGTTGCAGCCGTTAAGAACCCTACTTCAAAGATAGTGTATGATGAATACAATCATGAGCGATTTCCTCCGGGTGATCCCAGCAAGCGTGCATTTGCCTATTTTGTCTTGTCAGGCGGTCGGTTTGTCTATGCTTCTTTGATTCGCCTCCTTGTTCTCAAGTTTGTTCTTAGCATGTCAGCCAGTAAGGATGTTCTTGCCCTGGCCTCACTTGAGGTTGACCTCTCAAGCATTGAGCCTGGTTCTACTGTGACGGTTAAGTGGCGTGGAAAACCAGTCTTCATCAGGCGACGAACTGAAGATGATATTAAGATAGCAAATAGCGTCGACATTGGATCTCTTCGTGACCCACAGCAGGATGTCGAAAGAGTCAAGGATCCAGAATGGCTTATCGTGATTGGTGTTTGCACACATCTTGGTTGCATTCCCTTGCCAAATGCTGGTGATTTTGGTGGGTGGTTTTGCCCGTGCCATGGTTCCCATTACGACATCTCCGGTAGGATCCGTAAAGGACCAGCGCCATACAATTTGGAGGTACCCACCTATACCTTTTTGGATGAAAACAAGCTTTTGATTGGTTAAGAAATCAAACTCTTTTTCTGGGTTTGTAGTAGTGGTTTGGAACAATCATCTATGATAATGTCTTGAAGATTTGTTGCAggcattttattatttttctactCAAATTCTGATTTGATGTTTATGTTATGAGAAAACTGTAACTCCCGTATATTGGTGGTGCATGAATGCATCTGAATAAGTTGCTTTGCTTGAATGGGGTGTTTCCCCCATGAAGTAAGATCTTCTGATTTTGGGAATAGACTTGATAGTGAAATGGAAACTAAAATTTCTTTGTATGATTTGTATCTACAATTGCTATACAAGTctacaaaattttcttcaGTTGAGcagatttaattttaaattttattttcgagTTCTAATAACATGTGAGGTGGATGGATTCGAACATTTGGTTGCATCTCATTTGGATTGATCGATTGATTGAGTTTTTGAACTTTAGCAATTGATGTAACTCATGAGGATTTCTTCAAACTATATGGTAAACAGGAcaacgaaaaaaaaatcattgctAATAAGTGCGTTCGTATTACTTGACGAAGTAGTGCTTTATCGAGGTTTCTGCTTTTTCTATACATGTttgtttctcttcctctttggCTCTTCTTATCATCAcggtttttgttttattttcttctggCTTTTCTTGTGTATTATCCGAAATAGTCAATTCTGTTATGTGTTTTTCCATATTGAAGGTCTAAAAAGCGTTTTTATTATTCtgagaatatgaaaagaacgTACATTTGCTTGAAGTGTCAAAGACAACACGCATAGAGCCTTTAATTATGTTTCGACGAAAATTCGATAGTTGGAAATACtgtatcaaaataattttttctaatgtTTTGTTAGAATTATCAAGATATCAATATATCAATAtcttgttatatatatatatttatttatttattgtaaaaacaaaaaccatatGCATTGAATAACTGTTTTtgagggaaaataaaataaaataaatctagagaaatgaaaaaggaaagttgAAAGAGATAATTTttagagtgaaaaaaaaaagattaaatgagaaaaaatgTCGTAGTGAGAGGAAATTCAGGTagaattattaagaaaaatatttaaaatatatcggaaaaaaaatgaatttaatatttataataatagggaaaaatcaaaatgaatttaattaataaataaaaggaataagCCTATTATTcctattcaaataaaaaaaattaaaattaaaattcacatTGACTGGTTATCAAAAACTGGTCCGAACAACTCTAATAGAATTTATAGTCCAACCAACTCAACCCATACTTCTTAAAAGGTTGGATTAAGTTGTCGATAAAAAGTTATACTTATCTATTAATATCGCTcatcataataatattattataaataataaaatttttttaatatttattatatttgaaggATGGAATggtaaattattataaataataaattttttttaatatttattatatttgaaggATGGAATggtaaattattataaataataaatattttttaatatttattatatttgaaggATGGAATGGTAAACTATTTTCCGGATgtgaagaaaaattattagtgagccgagccgagccgagccgaaaAGTAAAATACACACGAGTTTAACGGTTCCGAACAACGTCTGcatctctctcttctttcaatGGCCATTGGGTCTCTGTTTCAGTgcctctctctatctctcgcAGTTCAGCTTCCGCAATATTCTGGATAACCCAAAACCCTATCTCTCACTCGTTCACGCTTCCGCTCtacttcttcttttcatcgATTACACTTTTCTATCGTTTTGTTTCAGAATTCTCATCCATTCTTCACTGCGGTTTCTTGCACTTTTCCATGTTTTTGCGGCGATAGGAGCTTCGTTTTGAGAATATTCAAGGTTTTCTCAATCTTTAT
This genomic window from Cucurbita pepo subsp. pepo cultivar mu-cu-16 chromosome LG01, ASM280686v2, whole genome shotgun sequence contains:
- the LOC111808136 gene encoding cytochrome b-c1 complex subunit Rieske-4, mitochondrial-like, which codes for MLRVAARRLSSLPSSHFRPSIASSLPGSHKIADGGDSAPSNDFRSVSSFNTFAFGSNFAPSCRGFASDALTSMGENNLVPDVPATVAAVKNPTSKIVYDEYNHERFPPGDPSKRAFAYFVLSGGRFVYASLIRLLVLKFVLSMSASKDVLALASLEVDLSSIEPGSTVTVKWRGKPVFIRRRTEDDIKIANSVDIGSLRDPQQDVERVKDPEWLIVIGVCTHLGCIPLPNAGDFGGWFCPCHGSHYDISGRIRKGPAPYNLEVPTYTFLDENKLLIG